One genomic region from Thermoleptolyngbya sichuanensis A183 encodes:
- the rplB gene encoding 50S ribosomal protein L2, which yields MGIRTYRPYTPGTRERSVADFAEITRSEPEKSLTRSVHRPKGRNNRGVITCRHRGGGHKRLYRIIDFRRDKRNIPAKVAAIEYDPNRNARIALLYYQDGEKRYILCPAGLTVGTTVIAGEDSPFEVGNALPLGSMPLGTTVHNVELVPGKGGQIVRAAGASAQIVAKEGDFVTLRLPSTEVRMVRRECYATIGAVGNAESRNISLGKAGRKRWLGRRPEVRGSVMNPVDHPHGGGEGRAPIGRSGPVTPWGKPALGMKTRKKKKASNALIVRRRRRTSKRGRGGRES from the coding sequence ATGGGCATTCGTACATACCGACCTTATACACCTGGCACGCGAGAGCGCTCCGTTGCTGACTTTGCTGAGATCACTCGTAGTGAACCAGAAAAGTCCCTGACTCGCTCGGTGCATCGTCCCAAGGGACGCAACAATCGGGGCGTAATCACCTGTCGCCATCGGGGTGGCGGGCACAAGCGACTGTATCGGATAATTGACTTTCGCCGCGACAAGCGAAACATTCCCGCTAAAGTAGCAGCAATCGAGTATGATCCCAACCGCAACGCCCGGATTGCGCTTCTATATTATCAGGATGGCGAGAAGCGCTACATCCTTTGTCCGGCTGGCTTGACGGTCGGTACAACTGTGATCGCAGGTGAAGACTCTCCTTTTGAGGTCGGAAACGCTTTACCACTGGGCAGTATGCCGCTAGGTACGACGGTTCACAATGTGGAATTAGTCCCTGGCAAGGGTGGACAGATTGTTCGCGCAGCAGGCGCTTCGGCGCAAATTGTAGCGAAAGAGGGTGATTTTGTGACACTCCGCCTGCCATCCACAGAGGTGCGGATGGTTCGCCGCGAGTGCTATGCCACGATTGGTGCGGTGGGTAATGCCGAGTCTCGCAACATTAGCCTAGGCAAGGCAGGACGCAAGCGTTGGTTGGGCCGTCGTCCGGAAGTTCGCGGTAGTGTCATGAACCCAGTCGATCACCCCCACGGCGGCGGTGAAGGACGTGCGCCGATCGGTCGTTCTGGCCCTGTGACCCCCTGGGGTAAGCCAGCCTTGGGCATGAAGACTCGGAAGAAGAAGAAGGCAAGTAATGCGTTGATTGTTCGTCGCCGCCGCCGCACGTCCAAGCGCGGTCGCGGAGGTCGTGAGTCTTAA
- the rplD gene encoding 50S ribosomal protein L4, producing MVECVVKNWQGESAGTASLDLRVANEDNAPHIVHRALVRQLNNARQGTASTKTRSEVRGGGRKPWRQKGTGRARAGSIRSPLWRGGGVIFGPKPRDYSVKMNRKERRLALRTALQSRAEDLIVVQDFANELPRPKTKELAQALTRWGVGENETALLIVSERDEMVYLSARNISSIKLISAGNLNIFDLLAADKIVATASALEKVQEVYGD from the coding sequence ATGGTTGAGTGTGTAGTTAAAAATTGGCAGGGTGAAAGCGCTGGCACCGCCTCGCTAGATCTGCGCGTCGCTAACGAAGACAATGCGCCCCATATCGTTCATCGGGCCTTGGTGCGCCAGTTGAATAATGCTCGACAGGGCACTGCCTCTACCAAGACTCGTTCTGAGGTTAGAGGTGGTGGACGTAAGCCTTGGCGGCAAAAGGGCACAGGTCGCGCCCGTGCGGGTTCGATTCGCTCTCCCCTATGGCGCGGCGGCGGCGTTATCTTTGGCCCCAAACCCAGGGACTACTCCGTCAAGATGAACCGCAAGGAGAGGCGCTTGGCGCTCAGAACCGCGCTGCAAAGCCGTGCTGAAGACCTGATTGTGGTTCAAGATTTCGCAAATGAGTTGCCCCGTCCCAAAACCAAGGAACTGGCGCAGGCGCTGACTCGCTGGGGTGTAGGGGAAAACGAAACGGCTCTCCTAATTGTTTCTGAGCGAGACGAGATGGTTTATCTGTCGGCTCGAAACATTAGCTCCATCAAGCTAATTTCTGCTGGCAATCTCAACATCTTTGATTTGCTGGCGGCTGACAAGATCGTGGCAACTGCGTCTGCCCTAGAAAAAGTGCAGGAGGTATACGGTGACTAA
- the rplP gene encoding 50S ribosomal protein L16 yields MLSPRRTKFRKQQRGRMKGRATRGNNIDFGDFGLQAMEPSWITSRQIEASRRAMTRYIRRGGKIWIRIFPDKPVTMRPAETRMGSGKGNPEFWVAVVKPGRILFEIAGVPEETAREAMRLAQYKLPIKTKFIVKEQQEQAVEES; encoded by the coding sequence ATGTTAAGTCCAAGACGAACTAAATTCCGCAAGCAGCAGCGCGGCCGCATGAAAGGGCGGGCAACTCGCGGCAACAATATTGACTTTGGTGATTTTGGGCTTCAGGCAATGGAGCCGTCCTGGATTACCTCCCGTCAGATTGAGGCTAGCCGTCGAGCCATGACTCGATACATCCGTCGGGGTGGCAAGATCTGGATTCGTATTTTCCCGGATAAGCCTGTTACCATGCGTCCAGCCGAAACCCGGATGGGTTCGGGTAAGGGCAACCCTGAGTTTTGGGTGGCAGTGGTAAAGCCGGGTCGAATCTTGTTTGAGATTGCTGGAGTACCGGAAGAGACAGCCCGCGAGGCAATGCGACTGGCGCAGTACAAACTCCCAATCAAGACCAAGTTCATTGTTAAGGAACAACAAGAGCAAGCAGTGGAGGAGTCGTAG
- the rpmC gene encoding 50S ribosomal protein L29: MALPKISEIRDLSDQELSEQIVAAKKQLFDLRFQKATRQLDKTHQFGHVRHRLAQLMTVERERQLAAAQADAEKE, from the coding sequence ATGGCTCTGCCTAAGATTTCAGAGATTCGTGATCTCAGTGATCAAGAACTCAGTGAGCAGATTGTAGCTGCCAAGAAGCAGTTATTTGACTTGCGCTTCCAAAAGGCGACGCGGCAACTGGATAAGACGCATCAGTTTGGGCATGTCCGCCACCGGCTGGCGCAACTGATGACTGTGGAGCGGGAGCGACAATTGGCAGCTGCACAAGCGGATGCAGAGAAGGAGTAA
- the rplX gene encoding 50S ribosomal protein L24: MGKLRYKMHVKKGDTVQVISGSDKGKVGEILRVYPETSKVVVKGVNVRTKHVKPQQEGESGQIQTFEAPIHSSNVLPYSTKQKVASRISYTFNADGRKVRMLKKTGEIID, from the coding sequence ATGGGCAAGCTGCGCTACAAAATGCATGTGAAGAAGGGCGACACCGTCCAGGTTATTTCAGGAAGCGATAAGGGCAAAGTCGGCGAGATCTTGCGTGTTTATCCTGAAACCAGCAAGGTGGTGGTCAAGGGCGTTAACGTGCGGACGAAGCATGTTAAGCCTCAGCAAGAAGGGGAGTCTGGTCAGATTCAGACCTTTGAGGCTCCGATTCATAGCTCCAATGTCCTTCCCTACTCTACCAAGCAGAAGGTTGCGAGCCGAATTTCTTATACCTTCAATGCGGATGGCCGAAAAGTCAGAATGCTGAAGAAAACCGGTGAGATTATCGACTAG
- the rplC gene encoding 50S ribosomal protein L3, whose protein sequence is MSVGILGTKLGMTQVFDEAGKAIPVTVVQAGPCTVTQIKTAEVDGYSAVQVGFGEVTEKALNKPELGHLKKAEASPLRHLKEYRLDSPADYQLGQQLTADIFTPGQQVDVIGTSIGRGFAGYQKRHNFKRGPMAHGSKNHRLPGSTGAGTTPGRVYPGKRMAGRLGGTRTTIKKLTIVRVDGDRNLLLIKGAIPGKPGALVNIVPAKQVGKTN, encoded by the coding sequence GTGTCTGTTGGAATTCTTGGCACCAAACTGGGGATGACCCAGGTTTTTGATGAGGCAGGGAAGGCTATTCCTGTAACCGTCGTCCAGGCTGGCCCCTGCACAGTCACGCAAATTAAAACAGCAGAGGTGGATGGCTACAGTGCTGTCCAAGTTGGCTTTGGCGAGGTTACCGAAAAGGCGTTGAACAAGCCTGAACTCGGACACCTCAAAAAAGCTGAAGCGTCTCCCCTCCGCCACTTAAAGGAATATCGCCTCGACAGTCCTGCTGATTATCAGTTAGGGCAGCAGTTGACGGCGGATATCTTTACGCCAGGGCAGCAGGTGGACGTAATTGGAACGAGCATCGGACGCGGCTTTGCGGGCTACCAAAAGCGCCACAACTTCAAGCGGGGGCCGATGGCTCACGGTTCCAAGAACCACCGTCTTCCCGGTTCTACGGGTGCAGGCACTACGCCAGGTCGCGTTTATCCTGGCAAGCGCATGGCAGGTCGTCTGGGTGGCACGAGAACCACGATCAAGAAGCTGACAATTGTGCGGGTGGATGGCGATCGCAACTTGCTCCTGATCAAAGGGGCAATCCCTGGAAAGCCGGGTGCCTTGGTCAATATTGTTCCTGCCAAACAGGTCGGAAAAACGAACTAA
- the rpsS gene encoding 30S ribosomal protein S19, with protein sequence MSRSLKKGPFVADHLLKKVEALNVKGDKQVIKTWSRASTILPQMIGHTIAVHNGRQHVPVYVTEQMVGHKLGEFAPTRTFRGHAKSDKKSRR encoded by the coding sequence ATGTCTCGCTCACTCAAAAAAGGTCCTTTCGTGGCTGATCACCTTCTAAAAAAGGTTGAAGCGTTGAATGTGAAGGGCGATAAGCAGGTAATCAAAACCTGGTCTCGTGCCTCAACGATTCTGCCTCAGATGATTGGACATACGATTGCCGTTCATAACGGTCGTCAGCATGTTCCGGTTTATGTAACGGAGCAAATGGTGGGACACAAGTTGGGTGAGTTTGCGCCGACTCGTACCTTCCGGGGACATGCCAAGAGCGACAAGAAGTCTCGTCGTTAG
- the ygfZ gene encoding CAF17-like 4Fe-4S cluster assembly/insertion protein YgfZ yields the protein MSAGFDSTQVSIGDQVTAARSSVVVYDASEWGRIVVSDGDRLRFLHNQTTNTFQTRQPGEGCDTVFVTSTGRTIDLATAYVQDDSVLLLVSPIRREFLMDWLDRFIFFADKVKLADVTAETTALVLIGPESDRLIEALGAGDRAGQPYGSHALYPIAGAAVRVAVGSGLGLPGYTLMAPVAAAEPLRAAVQAAGATQIEAAAWERLRIEQGRPMPDHELTEDYNPLEAGLWHTISLNKGCYIGQETIARLHTYRGVKQQLWGVQFSAATPQETVLTSGEDKVGHVTSVVETESGALGLAYIRTKAIEAGLGTVQASDVVGTLVPLPFLSHEYL from the coding sequence ATGAGTGCGGGGTTTGATTCAACTCAGGTTTCGATTGGCGACCAAGTAACGGCAGCCCGCAGCAGCGTCGTAGTATACGATGCCTCGGAGTGGGGGCGCATTGTGGTGTCAGATGGCGATCGCCTGCGATTTTTGCACAATCAGACGACGAACACCTTCCAGACTCGTCAGCCAGGAGAGGGCTGCGATACCGTGTTTGTCACCTCGACGGGGCGGACAATCGATCTGGCAACAGCCTACGTGCAAGATGATTCCGTGCTGCTGCTGGTGTCGCCTATCCGCCGCGAGTTTTTGATGGATTGGCTAGATCGGTTTATTTTCTTTGCTGACAAGGTGAAGCTGGCGGACGTGACCGCAGAGACTACCGCACTGGTGCTGATTGGCCCAGAGAGCGATCGCCTGATTGAAGCGCTGGGAGCGGGCGATCGCGCGGGACAGCCCTACGGTAGCCATGCCCTCTATCCCATCGCAGGAGCAGCGGTGCGGGTGGCGGTAGGCAGCGGGCTGGGGCTACCAGGCTACACGCTCATGGCTCCAGTCGCAGCAGCAGAGCCTCTCCGGGCAGCGGTACAGGCGGCAGGCGCGACGCAGATAGAAGCGGCTGCCTGGGAGCGACTGCGAATCGAGCAGGGACGGCCGATGCCCGACCACGAACTGACGGAAGACTACAACCCGCTAGAAGCAGGACTTTGGCACACCATTTCGCTGAATAAAGGCTGCTACATTGGGCAGGAAACCATTGCCCGTCTGCACACCTATCGCGGGGTCAAGCAGCAATTATGGGGCGTACAATTCAGTGCCGCCACGCCGCAGGAGACGGTGCTAACCTCCGGCGAAGATAAAGTGGGGCATGTGACTAGCGTGGTAGAAACCGAGTCGGGGGCACTGGGGCTGGCCTACATCCGCACGAAGGCAATCGAGGCAGGGTTGGGGACAGTGCAAGCAAGCGACGTAGTGGGGACACTGGTTCCACTGCCTTTCCTCAGCCACGAGTACCTATAG
- the rplN gene encoding 50S ribosomal protein L14: MIQQETYLSVADNSGARKLMCIRVLGGNRRYAGVGDVIIAVVKDAIPNMAVKKSDVVRAVVVRTKKGLRRDSGMSIRFDDNAAVIINNDGNPRGTRVFGPVARELRDKNFTKIVSLAPEVL, from the coding sequence ATGATTCAACAGGAAACTTATCTCAGCGTGGCGGACAACAGCGGCGCTCGCAAGCTGATGTGCATTCGAGTGTTGGGTGGCAACCGCCGCTATGCCGGTGTGGGGGATGTGATCATCGCTGTGGTTAAGGATGCCATTCCGAATATGGCAGTCAAGAAGTCTGATGTGGTACGGGCAGTGGTTGTGCGAACCAAGAAGGGTCTGCGCCGAGACAGCGGCATGAGCATTCGGTTTGACGATAATGCCGCTGTGATCATCAACAACGATGGCAACCCTAGAGGAACTCGCGTGTTTGGCCCGGTTGCGCGGGAGTTGCGCGATAAGAACTTTACTAAGATTGTCTCGCTGGCTCCGGAGGTGCTGTGA
- the rplV gene encoding 50S ribosomal protein L22, with the protein MAVTTADEVKAVARYIRMSPHKVRRVLDQIRGRSYREALIILEFMPYRACDPVLKVLRSAVANAEHNEGYAPADLVVTTAYADQGPVLKRFRPRAQGRAYQIRKPTCHITIAVALGAED; encoded by the coding sequence ATGGCAGTTACGACCGCAGACGAAGTAAAAGCTGTTGCCCGTTATATCCGCATGTCGCCCCACAAGGTGCGTCGGGTTCTGGATCAGATCCGGGGGCGTTCTTACCGAGAGGCACTGATTATCCTGGAGTTTATGCCCTACCGCGCTTGCGATCCTGTGCTTAAGGTGCTGCGGTCTGCGGTTGCCAATGCTGAGCATAACGAGGGCTACGCCCCTGCTGATCTCGTAGTGACGACTGCCTATGCTGATCAGGGCCCCGTGCTGAAGCGGTTTCGTCCCCGCGCTCAGGGTCGGGCCTATCAAATCCGCAAACCGACTTGTCACATCACGATTGCGGTTGCGCTGGGTGCTGAAGACTAA
- the rpsQ gene encoding 30S ribosomal protein S17, with amino-acid sequence MAVKERVGVVVSDKMEKTVVVAVENRAPHPKYRKIMVRTKRYKVHDEENKCKTGDRVRIQETRPLSRTKRWIVVDILNQTSES; translated from the coding sequence ATGGCAGTCAAAGAGCGAGTTGGAGTCGTGGTGAGCGACAAGATGGAAAAGACGGTCGTCGTCGCGGTGGAGAACCGTGCCCCTCACCCGAAGTATCGCAAGATTATGGTGCGAACCAAGCGTTATAAGGTTCACGACGAAGAAAACAAGTGCAAAACGGGCGATCGCGTTCGGATTCAAGAAACCCGTCCGCTCAGCCGCACAAAGCGTTGGATCGTTGTGGACATCCTAAATCAGACTTCAGAGAGCTAG
- the rpsC gene encoding 30S ribosomal protein S3 → MGQKIHPVGFRLGITQEHRSLWFADSSRYPKLLQEDYKIRKYVAKELSSAGISEVRIERKADQIDLQVLTARPGVVVGRGGAGIEKLREGLQKELGDTSRQIRINVVEVARVDADAALIAEYVQQQLEKRVSFRRVVRQAITRAQKSGVQGIKIQVSGRLNGAEIARTEYTREGKVPLHTLRADIDYAYTTAQTIYGILGIKVWVFKGEIIPGQERVTQEAAPNNVPPRRRQQRRRQFEDRSNEG, encoded by the coding sequence GTGGGACAGAAGATTCATCCAGTTGGTTTCCGCCTCGGCATCACCCAGGAGCATCGCTCTCTCTGGTTTGCTGACTCCAGCCGCTATCCCAAGCTGCTGCAAGAGGACTACAAAATCCGCAAATATGTTGCCAAAGAGTTGAGCAGTGCAGGTATCTCTGAGGTTCGCATTGAGCGCAAGGCCGATCAAATCGACCTCCAAGTTCTGACGGCCCGCCCTGGCGTGGTTGTGGGTCGTGGCGGCGCGGGGATCGAAAAGCTGCGCGAGGGTCTTCAAAAAGAGTTGGGAGACACCAGCCGTCAGATTCGGATCAACGTGGTTGAGGTTGCTCGTGTGGATGCTGATGCTGCGCTGATTGCTGAATACGTGCAGCAGCAGCTCGAAAAGCGGGTTTCGTTCCGTCGGGTTGTGCGTCAGGCGATTACTCGCGCTCAGAAATCAGGGGTGCAGGGTATCAAAATCCAGGTGAGTGGTCGGCTAAACGGCGCAGAAATTGCCCGTACTGAATACACTCGCGAAGGCAAGGTGCCGCTCCACACGCTGCGGGCAGATATTGACTATGCCTACACCACTGCCCAGACGATCTACGGCATTTTGGGGATCAAGGTGTGGGTGTTCAAAGGCGAGATTATTCCTGGGCAGGAACGAGTAACGCAAGAAGCCGCTCCCAATAATGTGCCGCCCCGTCGCCGTCAGCAGCGCCGCCGCCAGTTTGAGGATCGTTCTAACGAAGGATAG
- the rplE gene encoding 50S ribosomal protein L5 has protein sequence MASPRLKTYYQETVVPKLVEQFNYENVHQVPKVVKVTVNRGMGEAAQNAKALEASLAEIAVITGQKPVVTRAKKAIAGFKIRKGMPVGIMVTLRSERMYAFLDRLINLVLPRIRDFRGISPKSFDGRGNYTLGLREQLIFPEIEYDNIDQIRGMDISIITTATTDEEGRALLKELGMPFRDN, from the coding sequence ATGGCAAGTCCCAGGTTAAAAACCTACTATCAGGAGACCGTAGTTCCGAAGCTGGTTGAGCAGTTTAACTACGAAAACGTTCATCAGGTTCCTAAAGTGGTCAAGGTGACCGTGAACCGGGGGATGGGCGAAGCGGCTCAGAATGCAAAAGCGCTGGAGGCTTCTCTGGCAGAGATTGCGGTAATCACTGGACAAAAGCCAGTGGTGACGAGGGCTAAGAAGGCGATCGCCGGTTTCAAGATCCGTAAAGGAATGCCAGTGGGTATCATGGTCACCCTGCGCTCGGAGCGCATGTATGCCTTTCTGGATCGCCTTATAAACTTGGTGCTGCCTCGGATTCGAGATTTTCGCGGCATCAGCCCCAAGAGCTTTGATGGTCGTGGCAACTATACTCTGGGGCTTCGTGAACAGCTCATTTTCCCCGAAATCGAGTACGACAACATTGATCAAATTCGGGGCATGGACATTTCGATCATCACCACGGCAACCACAGATGAAGAGGGACGTGCCCTGTTAAAGGAACTGGGAATGCCCTTTCGCGATAACTGA
- a CDS encoding 50S ribosomal protein L23 produces the protein MTKFDSRNLADLIRRPLVTEKATQLLEENKYVFEVVPSATKPQIKAAIESLFEVKVVGVNTSKPPKKHRRVGRFAGHKPQYKRAVVTLATGDSIVLFPEV, from the coding sequence GTGACTAAGTTTGATTCGCGCAACCTGGCAGATCTGATTCGCCGTCCCCTAGTGACTGAAAAGGCAACTCAGCTTCTTGAGGAAAACAAGTACGTCTTTGAAGTGGTTCCCAGCGCAACAAAGCCGCAGATCAAGGCAGCTATTGAATCTTTGTTTGAGGTGAAGGTGGTTGGTGTGAACACCAGCAAGCCCCCGAAGAAGCATCGTCGAGTCGGTCGATTTGCTGGACACAAGCCCCAATACAAGCGGGCAGTTGTGACCCTGGCAACAGGTGATTCCATCGTCCTGTTCCCCGAAGTGTAA
- a CDS encoding beta/alpha barrel domain-containing protein, whose amino-acid sequence MRQPDETVQATIFDTTLRDGELALTQKFTLAQKLQLALMLEAAGVDVIEVGYPGAFRKDRDDLLEVAAQVKQATICGLASSQPEEIEAVAAALKPAERSRINVFTPIRVPSAGAESEAIAAIRQGVSLARRYSGEVEWSAFDATRCPLDVVCRAVETAICSGASIITIPDSMGVARPSEFVALVKSVGDRVPNIDQATLAVHCHNDLGLADENSLAALTVGVRQVECSVNGLGARAGNADLEAIVAAIASQPKFHTGVQAAHLPALSAQVAALAQSLPPKARLEA is encoded by the coding sequence ATGAGGCAGCCAGATGAAACGGTTCAAGCTACCATCTTTGACACGACGCTGCGCGACGGTGAACTGGCGCTGACGCAAAAATTTACCCTTGCTCAAAAGCTGCAACTGGCGCTGATGCTGGAGGCGGCGGGTGTAGACGTGATCGAAGTGGGCTATCCGGGCGCGTTTCGCAAAGATAGGGACGACCTGCTGGAGGTGGCAGCCCAGGTCAAGCAGGCAACGATCTGCGGACTTGCCAGCAGTCAGCCGGAAGAAATTGAGGCGGTGGCAGCAGCGCTGAAACCCGCTGAGCGGAGCCGGATCAATGTGTTCACGCCGATTCGCGTCCCGTCGGCGGGGGCTGAGTCAGAGGCGATCGCCGCTATTCGGCAGGGGGTGTCCCTAGCCAGACGCTATAGCGGAGAGGTGGAATGGTCTGCGTTTGACGCGACGCGCTGCCCTCTCGACGTGGTGTGTCGCGCGGTGGAAACGGCCATTTGCAGCGGAGCCAGCATCATCACGATTCCCGACAGTATGGGAGTGGCAAGGCCATCTGAGTTTGTCGCGTTGGTCAAATCTGTGGGCGATCGCGTTCCGAATATTGACCAGGCAACGCTGGCGGTTCACTGTCACAATGACCTGGGGCTGGCGGACGAAAACTCCTTGGCGGCCCTGACGGTCGGTGTGCGCCAGGTGGAATGTTCGGTGAATGGGCTGGGAGCGCGGGCGGGCAACGCCGATCTAGAAGCTATCGTAGCGGCGATCGCCTCCCAGCCCAAGTTTCACACCGGGGTTCAAGCGGCTCACCTGCCTGCCTTGTCAGCGCAAGTTGCAGCTTTGGCGCAATCGCTACCGCCGAAAGCACGATTGGAAGCGTGA
- a CDS encoding GNAT family N-acetyltransferase: MNIRLDEESDLAELAALYQHTVLQHGPQHYSLVQTQTWASFAENLDLFRHFIFDATTYVATDETGIVGFAGIEINGHIRSTYVRGDRLHQGIGSMLLQALLDDAAAKPVTRLYAEASEFSLGLFQKFGFRLYDTEAVDFNGVAFTRYLVEYLAEGSVER, translated from the coding sequence ATGAATATTCGACTCGATGAAGAATCAGATCTGGCTGAACTGGCGGCGCTGTATCAGCACACCGTCTTGCAGCACGGGCCGCAGCATTACAGCCTCGTTCAAACGCAGACTTGGGCATCCTTTGCCGAAAATCTGGACCTCTTTCGCCACTTTATATTTGACGCGACGACCTATGTGGCGACTGATGAAACCGGAATTGTGGGATTTGCAGGTATCGAGATCAATGGCCACATTCGCTCGACCTATGTGCGGGGCGATCGCCTCCATCAGGGTATCGGGTCTATGCTGCTGCAAGCGCTTTTGGACGACGCAGCCGCGAAACCTGTCACGCGGCTCTATGCAGAAGCCAGCGAGTTTAGCCTGGGGCTGTTTCAGAAATTCGGCTTCCGTCTATACGACACTGAAGCGGTGGATTTTAACGGCGTGGCGTTTACCCGATATTTGGTGGAATATCTGGCGGAAGGGAGCGTAGAGCGATGA
- a CDS encoding chromophore lyase CpcT/CpeT produces MTHSTDLTALARWMAADFSNQEQAFENPPFFAHIRVCMRPLPVELLSGISLFVEQAYDYALNDPYRLRVLKLVNAGDHIEIENYTVKDETEFYGASRDLTQLSKLTGDRLEKLPGCNMIVEWTGHSFRGKVEPGKGCMVTRRGKETYLDSEFEIDDQIFISLDRGRDPETDEHIWGSVAGPFHFVRWASFADEIRA; encoded by the coding sequence ATGACTCATTCGACCGACCTCACCGCCCTGGCCCGCTGGATGGCTGCCGACTTTAGCAACCAAGAACAAGCCTTCGAGAACCCGCCTTTTTTTGCCCATATCCGGGTCTGTATGCGGCCGCTGCCCGTGGAACTGCTGTCGGGCATTAGCCTGTTTGTGGAGCAAGCCTACGACTATGCGCTAAATGATCCCTATCGGCTGCGGGTGCTGAAGCTAGTGAACGCAGGCGACCATATCGAGATTGAAAACTACACCGTCAAGGACGAGACAGAGTTTTATGGTGCATCTCGCGACCTGACTCAGTTGAGCAAGCTGACGGGCGATCGCCTAGAAAAACTACCAGGCTGCAACATGATTGTGGAATGGACGGGGCACAGCTTTCGCGGCAAGGTGGAACCTGGCAAAGGCTGCATGGTGACTCGTCGTGGCAAGGAAACCTATCTAGACAGCGAGTTTGAAATCGACGACCAGATTTTTATCAGCCTCGATCGGGGCCGCGATCCCGAAACAGACGAGCATATCTGGGGTTCCGTCGCGGGGCCGTTTCACTTTGTGCGCTGGGCTAGCTTCGCGGATGAGATCCGCGCCTAG